Proteins encoded in a region of the Borrelia hermsii DAH genome:
- a CDS encoding fibronectin-binding protein — MQLKKQCLFTLMMISFISCDLLFDKKMQDQSVGLLDKVYSIWDTKEQASRNTSGKPDKAIKKPLKKGSKKLRKVITRDKLRQANGSAAYVGAPIVNGILVSSSMTQGTLKGEEGENLSVSVNGGNDLTSLSNQEGEITAPGSTPTSGLSGTTGTLGSLSGKISSYSTKGSNSSPLSGLSSEYSGDYEYTYSSAIISGFSGSMTEEEDDPRYEYYDQLKKAEKDIDSAFKILEKLKKDRDQVELQGTMRMSGHSTSEDRATAQAKLNQFSKAKLVQELKDLLEKIDKNAKLTIDNAVEDFSKFSSETPQSNYVTEADKSLYLAKDKLYDLIKAVESSANTYDAYAKRTGIGHGSKFSEVENHLKDAKSLIKKALK, encoded by the coding sequence ATGCAATTGAAAAAACAATGTTTGTTTACACTTATGATGATCAGTTTTATTAGCTGTGACTTATTATTTGACAAAAAAATGCAAGATCAATCTGTTGGCCTACTCGATAAGGTCTACTCTATCTGGGATACTAAAGAGCAAGCTAGCAGAAATACCTCTGGCAAGCCAGATAAAGCAATTAAAAAACCTTTGAAAAAGGGAAGTAAAAAACTTAGAAAAGTTATAACAAGAGACAAATTGCGACAAGCCAATGGCTCTGCTGCTTATGTTGGGGCTCCTATTGTCAATGGTATATTAGTTTCAAGTTCTATGACTCAAGGTACACTTAAAGGAGAAGAAGGAGAAAATTTATCTGTTAGTGTCAACGGTGGGAATGATTTAACTTCTCTTAGCAATCAGGAAGGAGAAATTACTGCACCAGGTAGCACACCTACAAGCGGCCTAAGTGGCACTACAGGCACTCTTGGTAGTTTAAGCGGCAAAATATCTAGTTATTCAACAAAAGGTTCAAATTCAAGTCCTCTTAGCGGTTTAAGTAGTGAATACTCAGGTGACTATGAGTACACTTATTCTTCAGCAATAATCTCAGGTTTCTCTGGTTCTATGACAGAAGAAGAAGATGACCCGCGCTACGAATATTATGATCAATTAAAGAAAGCTGAAAAAGATATCGATTCTGCATTTAAGATATTAGAAAAACTAAAAAAAGATAGGGATCAAGTCGAACTTCAAGGTACTATGAGAATGTCTGGTCATTCTACCTCAGAGGATAGAGCAACCGCCCAAGCAAAGTTGAACCAGTTTAGCAAAGCAAAACTAGTACAAGAACTTAAAGATCTTTTGGAAAAAATTGATAAGAATGCTAAGCTAACAATTGATAATGCAGTAGAAGATTTTTCCAAATTCTCATCAGAAACCCCCCAAAGTAATTATGTTACTGAGGCAGATAAAAGCTTATATTTGGCTAAAGATAAATTATACGATCTTATAAAAGCCGTTGAAAGCTCAGCTAATACTTATGATGCTTACGCAAAAAGAACAGGCATAGGTCATGGCTCTAAATTCTCAGAGGTAGAAAATCATTTAAAAGATGCAAAAAGTTTAATCAAGAAAGCCTTAAAATAA
- a CDS encoding BTA121 domain-containing protein surface lipoprotein — MKSNKSKVLLVLLLVSCNVDKKGTVSSSVDGYHNASFPMNRAFVSVGNHNNVRFDELFVKLNLTDYQARAVLCLKNVLTDSRFVVRDADGVRVKTYDDDDFYKLLSIIFGAVRTQTVAENIAVIFNAKASAEAAVAKVQDVTKKDALSKRFVSANNYYEKVLKLACDDPNQAYDNLTNDSNFAKLIVDAKVKFEAIDIDVALISKIDDKFNLTDEETRVIYYLRDVVVNSEFIMFRNVRECFKKPRHKEDHKHLSRFEIYTVNNFHYVMSRFVFNTDKFRMVIQNIMNILEARAEARAAINIVNDRAEKDKLNDDYLKVDNDYTQALKAAFYNPAEENVELCNKLIALSYADKFKQIKAKAHAIN, encoded by the coding sequence ATGAAGAGTAATAAGAGTAAAGTATTATTAGTATTGTTATTAGTTAGTTGTAATGTGGATAAAAAAGGTACTGTCTCTAGTTCAGTAGATGGGTATCATAATGCTAGTTTTCCAATGAATAGGGCATTTGTTAGTGTTGGTAATCATAATAATGTTAGATTTGATGAATTATTTGTTAAATTGAATCTAACTGACTACCAGGCAAGAGCTGTTTTGTGCTTGAAAAATGTATTGACTGATTCTAGGTTTGTTGTACGTGATGCAGATGGGGTAAGAGTAAAAACATATGATGATGATGATTTTTATAAGCTGCTATCTATTATTTTTGGTGCTGTTAGAACTCAAACAGTTGCTGAAAATATTGCAGTTATTTTTAATGCAAAAGCCTCAGCTGAAGCAGCTGTTGCTAAGGTACAAGATGTAACTAAAAAAGACGCATTAAGTAAGCGGTTTGTGAGCGCTAATAATTATTATGAGAAAGTGTTAAAACTGGCATGCGATGATCCTAATCAGGCATATGATAATCTTACTAATGATAGCAACTTTGCTAAATTGATTGTGGATGCGAAGGTCAAGTTTGAGGCAATTGATATTGATGTGGCGTTGATTTCTAAAATAGATGATAAATTTAATTTGACCGATGAAGAGACGAGAGTCATTTATTACTTGAGAGATGTAGTAGTGAATTCCGAGTTTATTATGTTTCGTAATGTACGGGAATGTTTTAAAAAACCGCGGCATAAAGAAGATCATAAACATCTGAGCAGGTTTGAAATATATACTGTTAATAATTTTCATTATGTAATGTCTAGATTTGTTTTTAATACTGATAAATTCAGGATGGTTATTCAAAATATTATGAATATTCTTGAGGCAAGAGCCGAAGCGCGAGCAGCTATAAACATAGTAAATGACCGAGCTGAAAAAGATAAATTAAATGATGATTATTTAAAAGTTGATAATGATTATACACAAGCGTTAAAAGCCGCATTCTATAATCCTGCGGAGGAGAATGTAGAATTATGTAACAAACTTATTGCATTAAGTTATGCAGATAAATTTAAGCAAATTAAGGCAAAGGCACATGCGATAAATTAG
- a CDS encoding BTA121 domain-containing protein surface lipoprotein produces MKMDEIKLLSLLLLLVSCSLLDEREDDVSRYTDMYKNFNLTTEEKNTIDYLKDILMSFKHFIPDAYKKDYKTYTSDEFYSLLNSFGKDGTKAVAESIMEIQKALEKAKGAIDKVQYEFEKSRLHEHLSRVWNEKFLKVVFNRPDQASVLTDVIEIAKGELGNVKKIAELSAEVFNKFNLTLDEKKAVYYLRDALTVSGISPSNVAEVVYHDDEVYSVLLSLPFSASNIKRALDSIVKTLRIVEATIVAVDKVQEDTKRNQLLADIELNDNVYKSELKRIFKDSTKAYNNLVGGAFANLSFDYKARLENLQAKI; encoded by the coding sequence ATGAAGATGGATGAGATTAAGTTGTTATCATTATTATTGTTGTTAGTTAGTTGTAGTTTGTTGGATGAAAGAGAAGATGATGTAAGTCGTTATACAGATATGTATAAAAATTTTAATCTAACAACTGAAGAGAAGAATACTATAGATTACTTAAAAGATATACTAATGAGTTTTAAGCATTTTATACCCGATGCATATAAAAAGGATTACAAAACGTACACCAGTGATGAGTTTTATAGTTTACTAAATAGTTTTGGTAAGGATGGCACTAAAGCAGTTGCTGAGAGCATTATGGAAATTCAAAAGGCATTAGAGAAAGCTAAAGGGGCTATTGATAAGGTGCAATATGAATTTGAAAAAAGTAGATTGCATGAGCATTTAAGCCGAGTTTGGAATGAAAAGTTTTTAAAAGTTGTATTTAATAGGCCTGATCAGGCATCTGTGTTGACTGACGTAATTGAGATAGCAAAGGGCGAGCTTGGTAATGTTAAGAAAATTGCAGAATTATCTGCTGAAGTATTTAACAAATTTAATTTGACTCTTGATGAGAAAAAGGCTGTATATTACTTGCGAGATGCATTAACCGTTTCTGGTATTTCTCCAAGTAATGTAGCAGAAGTAGTATATCATGATGATGAGGTTTATTCCGTATTATTATCCCTTCCTTTTAGTGCTTCCAACATTAAAAGGGCTTTAGATTCAATTGTAAAAACCCTAAGAATAGTAGAGGCAACCATTGTAGCTGTTGATAAGGTGCAAGAAGATACAAAAAGAAATCAATTGCTAGCAGATATTGAGCTTAATGATAATGTATATAAAAGCGAGTTAAAACGTATTTTTAAAGATTCTACTAAGGCATATAACAACCTTGTAGGCGGGGCGTTTGCTAATTTGAGTTTTGACTATAAAGCTAGGTTGGAGAACCTTCAAGCAAAAATATAG
- a CDS encoding BTA121 domain-containing protein surface lipoprotein yields MKLNSIKAVLMLLTLLISCDLFKKENSGGASSSEQGVYSVPRPYAANGQHALIPRSTRSSSQSDGLLKDFDLTTEEKKAINYLKDTLMNFKHFIPGVYRKDYKTYTSDEFYSLLDSFGKDGIKKVAGSIVAVLNAQAEAEEAVSKIGDLIEREVFKQMELRQNWYKRVLKVAFDDPSLTYNDLAERNVKVKDVFEKGIKRSAELSAKIYDTFNLDLYEKRVIRYILALSIVHGEDDDTGVKVTPYTKYEIYELLASPPLGAANIKNAVENMKKTIKALHAAEAAIGKIKDETRKNNLKEQFNRQKDLYDQELKPVLKDPDKLYAKLTSDIFEHLSHTVAGEFDRIKQEARSKS; encoded by the coding sequence GTGAAATTAAATAGTATTAAAGCAGTGTTAATGTTATTAACATTATTAATTAGTTGCGATCTATTTAAAAAAGAAAATTCAGGTGGAGCTTCGTCCAGTGAGCAAGGTGTATATTCAGTGCCTAGGCCATATGCAGCTAATGGGCAGCATGCATTGATTCCTAGATCAACTAGATCAAGTAGTCAATCAGATGGATTACTTAAAGATTTTGATCTAACTACTGAAGAGAAGAAAGCTATAAATTACTTAAAAGATACATTAATGAATTTTAAGCATTTTATACCCGGTGTATATAGAAAGGATTACAAAACGTATACGAGTGATGAGTTTTATAGTTTGCTAGATAGTTTTGGTAAGGATGGTATTAAAAAAGTTGCTGGAAGCATTGTGGCAGTTCTAAATGCACAAGCCGAAGCTGAGGAAGCTGTCAGTAAGATAGGAGATTTAATCGAACGAGAAGTATTCAAGCAGATGGAGTTAAGGCAGAATTGGTATAAAAGGGTATTAAAAGTTGCATTTGATGATCCTTCATTGACATATAATGATCTTGCTGAACGGAATGTGAAAGTAAAGGACGTATTTGAAAAAGGAATCAAGAGAAGTGCAGAGTTATCTGCTAAAATATATGACACCTTTAATCTGGATCTTTATGAGAAAAGAGTTATTCGCTACATTTTAGCTTTATCAATTGTTCATGGTGAAGATGATGATACTGGAGTAAAGGTAACCCCGTATACTAAATATGAGATTTATGAGCTATTAGCGTCCCCTCCTCTTGGTGCTGCTAACATTAAAAATGCTGTTGAGAACATGAAAAAGACTATTAAGGCCCTACACGCAGCTGAAGCAGCTATTGGCAAGATAAAGGATGAGACTAGAAAAAATAATTTAAAAGAGCAGTTTAATCGTCAGAAGGATTTGTATGATCAAGAGTTGAAACCCGTATTAAAGGATCCTGATAAGCTATATGCTAAGCTTACTAGTGATATATTTGAGCATTTAAGTCATACTGTTGCAGGTGAATTTGACAGAATTAAGCAAGAGGCACGAAGCAAAAGTTAG
- the bdr gene encoding Bdr family repetitive protein, with amino-acid sequence MQNVKAKDNPYIAEKQIYSEFVRVGMHKAIAFDLSRRYYHNKLTYNVITIIAGFIFK; translated from the coding sequence ATGCAGAATGTAAAGGCTAAGGATAATCCGTATATCGCAGAAAAGCAAATTTATAGTGAGTTTGTTAGGGTAGGTATGCATAAAGCTATTGCATTTGATTTGTCAAGGCGTTATTATCATAATAAGCTTACGTATAATGTAATTACTATAATAGCGGGCTTTATTTTCAAATAA
- a CDS encoding complement regulator-acquiring protein, translated as MLNFTSKENIVKNYFLIIYFLIIFTACKSDLNEQRTKELHHKDQPNWTQSTQRDGTSSLQTQIQKKCKEEAEKKAKQMLIKSLRERIQNVTVLIERDKANTQKNEPADQFGMKNGAFKIIIGNPSQKAYNDPESQNNRRQFYSSLGYNEEKIRSIGIILNQITSDGTNRGQLHIDITNAGRAYSQFLFERVIDKIKEAQDKFDSLALQDLRTIKIKLDSIEKIKLLWQNTVDSITKDYDDDRDGIKTDSKKLIEHIKEKYGNLLQKEIPAIGILAGDINKILKTIN; from the coding sequence TTGTTAAATTTTACAAGCAAGGAGAATATTGTGAAAAATTATTTTTTAATCATATATTTTCTAATAATTTTTACCGCTTGCAAATCAGACCTTAACGAACAAAGAACAAAAGAATTGCATCACAAGGATCAACCAAATTGGACACAGTCAACGCAAAGAGATGGCACATCATCACTACAGACACAGATACAAAAAAAATGCAAAGAAGAGGCTGAAAAAAAAGCAAAACAGATGTTAATAAAATCTTTAAGAGAACGGATTCAAAATGTCACGGTTTTAATAGAGAGAGACAAAGCAAATACTCAAAAGAATGAGCCTGCAGATCAATTTGGAATGAAAAATGGAGCATTTAAAATCATCATAGGCAATCCTAGTCAGAAAGCTTACAATGATCCTGAAAGTCAAAATAACAGAAGACAATTCTATTCGTCTCTAGGTTACAACGAAGAAAAAATTAGAAGTATTGGGATCATTCTTAATCAAATAACATCTGATGGTACCAATAGAGGACAATTACACATAGACATCACAAATGCAGGAAGAGCTTACTCGCAATTTTTATTTGAACGAGTAATCGATAAAATAAAAGAAGCTCAAGACAAGTTTGATTCTCTGGCCCTTCAGGATTTAAGAACAATTAAAATTAAACTTGATTCAATTGAAAAAATAAAGTTACTGTGGCAAAACACTGTAGATAGTATCACCAAGGATTATGATGATGACAGGGATGGGATTAAAACTGATAGCAAAAAATTAATTGAACATATAAAAGAAAAATATGGCAACCTACTTCAAAAGGAAATCCCTGCAATCGGCATACTAGCTGGTGATATTAACAAAATTTTAAAAACAATAAATTAG